From a region of the Brachionichthys hirsutus isolate HB-005 chromosome 9, CSIRO-AGI_Bhir_v1, whole genome shotgun sequence genome:
- the LOC137899345 gene encoding WD repeat-containing protein 47-like — MTAEETIGIKEAEVIKVMLDFLNSRKLHISMLALEKESGIINGLYSDDMLFLRQLILDGEWEEVMQFIQPLEGMEKFDKKRFRYIILKQRFLEALCVNNAMSAAEDPQNLELSMQEAVKCLHSLEEFCPTKDDYGKLCLLLTLPRLTHHAEFKDWNPSTARVQCFEEACAMVAEFIPADRKLSEAGFRASGNRLFQLLIKGILYECCVEFCQSKATGEEITEGEVLLGVDLLCGNGCDELDLSLLSWLQNLSPGAFSCAFQQKTLNIHVDRLVKPSKAGHADLLTPLINRLSPCATSPFRQRPHSGDAYMSRSLNPALDGLSHGLAAQDKRGMDVNVKAVLSRSLVENNVHHQDDSPERKHPQGFGGPNVTRTPLTPGRDGEPPCSSETNECLDSTEHVQEYYRQRLRVQQHLEQKQQQRQLYQQMLLEGGVKPQDGAQNNLIETFLSRSIQKLEEMNVGIDHRGDEVMTHLGQQCNGLTGKATASCPGTSDTPDTGFPKDKPGGCASSTPFNTESQGLPLFGESHICSGQSAERIRGPCLTHQDDSGCSTTRSTQALGDSKTQFVKVNQLEDTQAVRAVAFHPSGLLYAVGSNSKTLRVCAYPGTLATSSGAVKQPTVRFRRNKHHKGSIYCVTWSHCGQLLATGSNDKYVKVLPFSADSCNATGPDLEFSMHDGTIRDLAFMEGPESGGSILISAGAGDCNIYTTDCQRGQGLHALSGHTGHILTLYTWGGWMIASGSQDKTVRFWDLRVPSCVRVVGTTLHGSGDAVASVAVDPSGRLLATGQEDSTCMLYDIRGGRIVQTYRPHGSDIRSVRFSPGAHHLLTGSYDNKIIISDLQGDLTKPLPQMVAGEHGDKVIQCRWHPHDRTFLSSSADRTVVLWAPGP, encoded by the exons ATGACTGCGGAGGAAACGATCGGCATCAAGGAGGCCGAGGTGATCAAGGTGATGCTGGACTTCCTGAACTCCAGGAAGCTTCACATCAGCATGCTGGCGTTGGAGAAGGAGAGTGGCATCATCAATGGACTCTACTCCGATGATATGCTCTTCCTCAG GCAACTCATTCTGGACGGCGAGTGGGAAGAGGTGATGCAGTTCATTCAACCTCTAGAGGGGATGGAAAAGTTTGACAAAAAAAG GTTCCGCTACATCATTCTGAAGCAGAGGTTTCTGGAAGCTCTGTGTGTCAACAACGCCATGTCTGCAGCCGAGGACCCTCAGAAT CTGGAGCTCAGCATGCAGGAAGCAGTCAAGTGCCTCCACAGTCTGGAGGAGTTCTGCCCTACCAAAGACGACTACGGCAAGCTGtgcctcctcctcaccctgCCTCGCCTCACCCACCACGCAGAGTTCAAAGACTGGAACCCAAGCACAGCACGCGTCCAGTGCTTCGAGGAGGCCTGCGCCATGGTGGCCGAGTTCATCCCCGCGGACAGGAAGCTGAGCGAGGCGGGATTCAGGGCGAGCGGGAACCGACTCTTCCAGCTGCTCATCAAAGGAATCCTTTACGAGTGCTGCGTAGAGttctgccag agTAAAGCAACTGGTGAGGAGATCACGGAAGGGGAGGTGTTGCTCGGCGTGGATTTGCTTTGCGGGAATGGCTGTGATGAACTTGACTTGTCGCTGCTCTCCTGGCTACAGAATCTCTCTCCAGGTGCGTTCTCCTGCGCCTTCCAGCAAAAGACCCTCAACATCCACGTGGACCGTCTCGTGAAACCCAGCAAAGCCGGCCACGCTGACCTCCTCACTCCACTGATCAATCGCTTGTCGCCCTGCGCTACGTCACCCTTCCGTCAGAGGCCACATTCGGGGGACGCCTACATGTCCAGATCCCTCAACCCGGCTTTGGACGGCTTATCCCATGGACTGGCGGCACAGGACAAGAGAGGCATGGACGTGAACGTGAAAGCTGTACTCAGTCGAAGCCTCGTGGAGAATAATGTGCATCACCAGGACGACTCACCTGAAAG GAAGCATCCACAAGGATTTGGGGGACCCAACGTCACGCGTACCCCTCTGACCCCCGGAAGAGATGGCGAGCCACCCTGTAGCTCAGAAACAAACGAG TGTCTGGACTCCACTGAACACGTCCAGGAGTATTACCGGCAGCGCCTCCGCGTGCAGCAGCATCtggagcagaagcagcagcagaggcagctctaccagcagatgctgctggaggGAGGGGTGAAGCCGCAGGACGGAGCCCAAAACAACCTCATCGAGACCTTCCTCAgcag ATCAATTCAGAAGTTGGAAGAGATGAATGTGGGCATTGACCACAGAGGCGATGAGGTGATGACACATCTGGGCCAGCAGTGCAACGGACTGACGGGGAAAGCCACCGCTTCCTGTCCCGGAACCTCTGACACTCCAGACACGGGGTTTCCCAAGGACAAGCCGGGTGGGTGTGCCAGCAGCACCCCCTTTAACACCGAGAGCCAAGGCTTGCCTTTATTTGGCGAGTCCCATATTTGTTCCGGTCAGAG tgcTGAGAGGATAAGAGGGCCCTGTCTCACGCACCAAGACGATTCTGGCTGCTCTACGACAAGAAGCACCCAAGCG CTCGGGGATTCTAAAACGCAGTTTGTTAAAGTGAACCAGCTGGAGGACACGCAAGCCGTCCGGGCGGTAGCCTTCCATCCCTCCGGGCTCCTCTATGCCGTCGGCTCCAACTCAAAAACCCTGAGAGTCTGCGCCTACCCAGGAACACTAGCAACCAG TTCTGGTGCAGTCAAGCAGCCGACGGTTCGCTTCAGGAGGAACAAACACCACAAGGGCTCGATCTACTGCGTCACCTGGAGCCACTGTGGACAGCTGCTGGCTACCGGATCCAATGATAAATATGTCAAAGTCTTGCCCTTTAGCGCAGACAGCTGCAATGCCACAG GCCCAGACTTGGAGTTCAGCATGCATGACGGTACCATTAGGGACCTGGCCTTCATGGAGGGGCCTGAGAGTGGAGGATCCATATTGATCAGTGCTGGAGCTGGAGACTGCAACATCTACACGACAGACTGTCAGCGAGGACAGGGCCTTCACGCCCTGAGTGGACACACAG GTCACATCCTGACCCTGTACACGTGGGGAGGATGGATGATCGCTTCCGGCTCCCAGGACAAGACGGTCCGTTTCTGGGACCTACGGGTGCCCAGCTGTGTCCGGGTGGTTGGCACGACCCTGCATGGATCAGGCGA TGCGGTTGCTTCTGTGGCGGTGGATCCCAGCGGTCGCCTTTTGGCCACAGGTCAGGAGGACAGCACCTGCATGTTGTATGACATCAGAGGGGGTCGCATCGTCCAGACATATCGTCCCCACGGCAGCGACATTCGCTCGGTGCGCTTCTCCCCCGGAGCCCATCATCTCCTCACTGGCTCTTATGACAACAAAATCATCATCAGTGATCTTCAAG GAGACCTAACAAAGCCCCTTCCCCAGATGGTGGCCGGGGAGCACGGGGACAAGGTGATCCAGTGTAGGTGGCATCCCCACGATCggaccttcctctcctcctctgcggATCGAACTGTGGTCCTCTGGGCTCCGGGCCCCTGA
- the lim2.2 gene encoding lens intrinsic membrane protein 2.2: MALREQGQAFNACPSHTPINDMAKLRGGGDLSITHMLHSIIPSFVMQTMTGRGSGLKRDKHTIAASNCGETPANPELLNVQEDSTPPNVSTMLYSLAGGGTLCGVAALVLLIVSTATDFWMQYRYSGSSANQGLWRFCINHKCHAHTITVAFWDATRAFMLLAVLSCFAGVVLGLSAFSNGTKNRRVRTGGIALVLSGFLALLALAIYTGVTVTFFGKRFLDWRFSWSYIVGWVAIILAFAAGVFQLCAYQRTNAEPTSPNVPDG; the protein is encoded by the exons ATGGCCCTCCGTGAACAGGG aCAGGCTTTTAACGCCTGcccttcacacacacccatcaatgaCATGGCCAAACTGAG aggagggggggatttATCCATAACTCACATGCTGCACTCGATCATTCCCTCTTTTGTGATGCAGACAATGACAGGCAGGGGTTCAGGGCTTAAAAGGGATAAGCACACCATTGCTGCCAGCAACTGTGGAGAGACACCAGCGAACCCAGAG TTGCTGAATGTTCAGGAGGACAGCACGCCTCCAAACGTCTCCACAATGCTGTACTCTCTAGCAGGAGGAGGCACACTCTGCGGTGTGGCCGCCCTTGTGCTCCTCATCGTCTCTACGGCAACAGACTTCTGGATGCAGTATCGCTACTCGGGCAGCTCTGCCAACCAGGGTCTTTGGAGGTTCTGCATCAACCACAAATGCCATGCTCACACTATCACTGTAG CCTTCTGGGATGCCACACGAGCCTTTATGTTGCTGGCAGTGCTGAGCTGCTTTGCCGGCGTGGTGCTTGGTCTCAGTGCCTTCAGTAATGGTACCAAGAACAGAAGGGTCCGTACAGGCGGCATTGCCCTGGTCCTgtcag GATTTCTTGCTCTGTTGGCTTTGGCAATCTACACCGGAGTAACAGTCACCTTCTTCGGCAAACGCTTCTTGGACTGGCGCTTTTCCTGGTCCTACATCGTTGGCTGGGTGGCCATCATCTTAGCTTTTGCAGCAG GTGTGTTTCAGCTCTGTGCTTACCAACGGACCAATGCAGAACCCACTTCTCCAAACGTCCCCGATGGCTAA